The proteins below are encoded in one region of Sedimentibacter sp. zth1:
- a CDS encoding ABC transporter ATP-binding protein, with amino-acid sequence MKYNKTLISINNVIKTFPVKKLHMLYKEKINFKAIDNISLNISVGETVGIVGESGCGKSTFGRTILQLYKQTSGRTMYYGKTIEELHPKYIKILLKNLKTEINRYNKLLENKNKLEKQNKLSASYNHIIRLREINKKEQELLLDITNIIGGFIVADNIDYISQLFLKEYKAKLHAVKLKDIINSKNTKNIKKTIDLYNKKQLISKEMRKLINKEKEKYTQNLEFEKYENNLDNGINLAKLTSSEMRLLRRDLQVVFQDPHSSLDPRMTVGQIIGEGLLAHGIFKKNDDKMQEYIMKIMEDCGLSGYMLHRYPHQFSEGQRQRVNIARTLALKPKFVVCDEVVSALDVSIQSQIINLLLDLKEKEGLTYLFISHNLNVVKYISDKIGVMYLGNLIELCDSEELFKNPFHPYSKALIDSIPTTDGKDDNMILLEGDMPSPINPPNGCKFHTRCPHCKEICENVIPEFIEYEKNHFVACHMRGKKNDI; translated from the coding sequence ATGAAATATAATAAGACACTAATTAGCATAAATAATGTGATTAAAACTTTTCCTGTAAAAAAACTACATATGCTTTATAAGGAAAAAATTAATTTTAAAGCAATAGATAATATTTCGCTAAATATTTCCGTGGGCGAAACAGTAGGAATTGTAGGAGAAAGTGGGTGTGGTAAATCTACGTTTGGAAGAACTATTTTGCAATTATATAAACAAACATCAGGAAGAACTATGTATTATGGTAAAACAATAGAAGAACTTCATCCTAAATATATTAAAATATTATTAAAAAATTTGAAAACTGAGATAAATAGATATAATAAATTACTGGAAAATAAAAATAAATTAGAGAAACAAAATAAATTATCAGCTAGTTACAATCATATAATTAGATTAAGAGAAATTAACAAAAAAGAGCAAGAGTTATTATTAGATATAACAAATATTATTGGTGGCTTTATAGTTGCAGACAATATAGACTATATTTCACAACTATTTTTAAAAGAATATAAAGCAAAATTACATGCGGTAAAATTAAAAGATATAATTAATAGCAAAAATACAAAAAACATAAAAAAAACGATTGATTTATATAATAAAAAACAATTAATTTCTAAGGAAATGAGAAAGCTAATAAATAAGGAAAAAGAAAAATATACTCAGAATCTTGAGTTTGAGAAATATGAAAATAATTTGGATAATGGAATTAATCTCGCAAAATTAACATCTTCTGAAATGAGATTATTAAGAAGAGACTTACAAGTAGTTTTTCAGGATCCTCACTCATCATTAGATCCAAGAATGACAGTAGGCCAAATAATTGGTGAAGGATTGCTAGCACATGGAATATTTAAAAAAAATGATGATAAAATGCAAGAATATATAATGAAGATTATGGAGGACTGTGGATTATCAGGATATATGCTACATAGATATCCACATCAATTTTCAGAAGGACAAAGACAAAGAGTTAATATAGCAAGAACATTGGCGCTTAAACCTAAATTTGTAGTATGTGATGAGGTAGTAAGTGCTTTAGATGTTTCTATACAATCACAAATTATCAATTTATTATTAGATCTAAAAGAAAAAGAAGGGTTGACATATTTATTTATATCACACAATCTAAATGTAGTAAAATATATTAGCGACAAAATAGGTGTAATGTATTTAGGAAATTTAATTGAACTATGCGATTCAGAAGAATTGTTTAAAAATCCATTTCACCCTTATTCTAAAGCATTAATAGATTCTATTCCAACAACGGATGGTAAAGATGATAATATGATTTTACTCGAAGGTGACATGCCTAGCCCTATTAATCCACCAAATGGTTGCAAATTTCATACAAGATGTCCTCATTGCAAAGAAATATGTGAAAATGTTATTCCAGAGTTTATAGAATATGAAAAGAATCATTTTGTCGCTTGCCATATGAGAGGTAAAAAGAATGATATTTAA
- a CDS encoding ABC transporter ATP-binding protein, which translates to MSLLEIKDLHTFYDTDIGTVRAVDGVSYSIEKGKTLGIVGESGCGKSAAAMSIIKLLDDNGYINSGTIKFKGRELTKLSIDEMCKIRGNEISVIFQESMTSLNPIFTIKKQIAESFIIHQHMCRKEANKKSLEMLHDVKIPNAEVVIKQYPYQLSVGMRQRVMIAIALACKPDLLIADEPTTALDVTIQAQILKLMNELKKDKGTSILFITHDLGVINQMADDIAVMYCGEVIEMAETKTVFSNTNYCHPYTEALIKSIPKLNTSKKHRLDSIAGSVPHPMHLPKGCKFSARCQYATRKCEIEAPPLVTVSNNHKIRCFYPDKEQRKDEI; encoded by the coding sequence ATGTCATTACTGGAAATTAAGGATTTGCATACATTTTATGATACTGATATAGGTACAGTAAGAGCAGTTGATGGAGTTTCGTATTCGATTGAAAAAGGTAAAACTCTTGGGATTGTTGGTGAATCTGGTTGTGGTAAAAGTGCTGCTGCAATGAGTATAATAAAATTACTAGATGATAATGGTTATATAAATAGCGGAACCATTAAGTTTAAGGGCAGAGAATTAACCAAGTTATCTATAGATGAAATGTGTAAAATTCGTGGAAATGAAATCTCAGTTATTTTTCAAGAATCTATGACGAGTCTTAACCCGATTTTTACTATAAAAAAACAAATTGCAGAATCATTTATCATACACCAACACATGTGCAGAAAAGAGGCCAATAAAAAATCTTTAGAAATGTTACATGATGTTAAAATACCAAATGCTGAAGTTGTAATAAAACAGTATCCATATCAATTGTCGGTTGGAATGAGACAGAGAGTTATGATAGCAATAGCCTTGGCATGTAAACCAGACCTTCTTATTGCAGATGAACCTACTACGGCATTGGATGTAACCATACAAGCGCAAATCCTTAAACTTATGAATGAATTAAAAAAAGATAAAGGTACATCAATATTGTTTATAACACATGATTTAGGTGTAATTAATCAAATGGCTGATGACATTGCAGTTATGTACTGTGGCGAGGTAATTGAGATGGCAGAAACAAAAACAGTTTTTAGCAATACAAATTATTGTCATCCATATACAGAAGCGTTGATAAAATCAATACCTAAATTGAATACAAGTAAAAAACATAGACTTGATTCAATCGCTGGTTCTGTTCCTCATCCTATGCATTTACCAAAAGGTTGTAAATTTTCTGCTAGATGTCAATATGCTACAAGAAAATGTGAAATAGAAGCGCCACCACTAGTAACTGTTTCGAATAATCATAAAATTAGATGCTTTTATCCTGACAAGGAGCAAAGAAAAGATGAAATATAA
- a CDS encoding ABC transporter permease subunit — MNKQANKNNNLITLIINSLKRMFLGYNTVELSIMEEEQMQSTYMTALKKFLENRVAIISVLVFMSIFIACFVLSAIFPLDVSFQDTTQQNISPGYNIMNLPKELNGKVKSIGVGSTFGVGLDNEGKMYTWGKLDSKLTRLLRESSKSDISYKIVSAGLNHILAVTAEGEVVTWAPDRFNLNIIPLELKNEKNIRQIEAGYQFSVAVTQEGKLYIWGNTNFLGLLNQNTIPEDVQGHVRKVAVNTDNIIVLLKDGTVRVLGTETPSYSNMPKLSRIVDIAATDNAVAALKDNGRVYVWGNPMYEILDIPKKIATDIVKISGGRSHFNAIDARGVVYSWGRKNYNQTHVPANIKNRKSKIEVVYSGYFQNYAVDINGNVTTWGLKGYLMGTDALGRDVFSRLVSGGKVTLTVGAVGVIIQIVLGILIGGLAGYYGGHVDNILMRIAEIVGSIPFLPLAMTLTVVIGNRLSETQRIIMIMFILGILGWSGLARLVRGQILVEKEKEFVLAAKATGIKNRVIIFRHIMPNVLNLVIVNATLSYASCLLMESSLSYLGFGVLDPNPTWGNMLTGVNSSNIIVTYWWRWLFTALALSICTICINVVGEALNESLDPKTKNR, encoded by the coding sequence GTGAATAAACAGGCAAATAAAAATAATAATCTTATTACGTTAATAATTAACTCATTAAAACGTATGTTTTTAGGCTATAACACAGTTGAACTGTCTATAATGGAAGAAGAACAAATGCAAAGTACATATATGACAGCATTGAAAAAATTTCTTGAAAATAGAGTGGCAATTATTTCTGTATTAGTTTTTATGTCAATTTTCATAGCTTGTTTTGTATTGTCTGCTATATTTCCATTAGATGTTAGTTTTCAAGATACAACTCAGCAAAATATATCACCTGGATACAACATAATGAATTTACCAAAAGAATTGAATGGAAAAGTTAAGTCGATTGGAGTGGGCTCAACATTTGGAGTAGGATTAGATAATGAAGGAAAAATGTATACTTGGGGTAAATTGGATTCAAAGCTAACGAGATTACTTCGAGAAAGCTCTAAAAGTGATATTAGTTATAAAATTGTTTCTGCTGGATTGAATCACATTTTAGCTGTAACTGCGGAAGGCGAAGTTGTAACTTGGGCTCCAGACAGATTTAATTTGAATATAATTCCACTAGAACTTAAAAATGAAAAAAATATAAGACAAATTGAGGCTGGATATCAATTTTCTGTTGCTGTTACTCAAGAAGGTAAATTGTATATTTGGGGTAACACTAATTTTCTTGGACTGTTAAATCAAAATACAATTCCTGAAGATGTTCAAGGACATGTTAGAAAAGTTGCAGTCAATACAGATAATATTATAGTTTTATTGAAAGACGGAACAGTTAGGGTTTTAGGTACTGAAACTCCTTCATATAGTAATATGCCAAAACTATCAAGGATTGTTGATATAGCTGCTACTGATAATGCTGTTGCAGCTTTGAAAGACAATGGTAGAGTATATGTTTGGGGAAATCCAATGTATGAAATATTAGATATACCCAAAAAAATTGCTACAGATATAGTTAAAATATCAGGAGGCAGATCACATTTTAATGCTATAGACGCAAGAGGTGTAGTATATTCGTGGGGAAGAAAAAACTACAATCAAACACATGTACCAGCTAACATAAAAAATAGGAAAAGTAAAATAGAAGTAGTTTATTCGGGATATTTTCAAAATTATGCTGTTGATATTAATGGAAATGTTACAACATGGGGATTAAAAGGATACTTGATGGGAACAGATGCATTGGGTAGAGATGTTTTTTCTAGGTTAGTTTCGGGTGGTAAAGTTACACTTACTGTAGGAGCAGTTGGCGTAATTATTCAAATTGTATTAGGAATATTAATAGGTGGCTTGGCAGGATATTATGGTGGACACGTTGACAATATTTTGATGAGAATTGCAGAAATAGTTGGTTCTATACCATTCCTTCCTCTTGCAATGACCTTAACAGTAGTAATTGGCAATAGACTTTCAGAAACACAAAGGATTATAATGATAATGTTTATACTTGGAATATTAGGGTGGAGTGGCTTAGCTAGGCTAGTAAGAGGACAAATATTGGTGGAGAAAGAAAAAGAGTTTGTATTAGCTGCAAAAGCAACGGGTATAAAGAATAGAGTTATAATATTTAGACATATTATGCCAAATGTGTTAAATTTGGTTATTGTTAACGCAACACTATCCTATGCAAGTTGTCTATTGATGGAATCATCATTATCTTATTTAGGTTTTGGTGTGCTTGATCCAAATCCAACATGGGGAAATATGCTAACTGGAGTTAATTCCTCAAATATTATAGTAACATATTGGTGGAGATGGCTATTTACAGCATTGGCTTTATCAATTTGTACTATTTGTATTAATGTTGTAGGAGAGGCTTTGAATGAGTCATTAGACCCAAAAACAAAAAATAGATAG
- a CDS encoding ABC transporter permease, which produces MFRYIIKRLVYLIFVFFMLSVILFGVFKMIPSDPARSIIDIDLMNEDPVKYEEAYQEAREKLGLNEPIYRQYANWMVKMLHGDFGYSIQYRQPIKQIIKQPLINTAKLNLVSFVFVFLISIPLGITTAVKRYSKYDNTIQLITVIGVSIPSFIIALIAIYIFSVKLHIFPINGMKTIGKQYTGIKAGLDSLHHMALPLIVMFFTSLASTTRYVRAAMIEVLKKDFIRTARAKGLSEKIIIYLHAFKNALIPIVTVFTWWFVGMFGGSIVIENIFLWNGIGKILIDSLKQQDYSLVLVINMFYILLSLLGNIVMDIGYMIVDPRVKLL; this is translated from the coding sequence ATGTTTAGATATATTATAAAGAGATTAGTGTATTTAATCTTTGTTTTTTTTATGTTATCTGTGATTTTATTTGGAGTTTTTAAAATGATTCCAAGTGATCCTGCTCGTTCAATTATAGATATTGATTTAATGAATGAAGATCCAGTAAAATATGAAGAGGCTTATCAAGAAGCAAGAGAGAAATTAGGATTAAATGAGCCTATTTATCGTCAGTATGCAAACTGGATGGTAAAAATGCTCCATGGTGATTTTGGATATTCAATACAATATAGACAACCGATAAAACAAATTATTAAACAACCACTAATTAATACTGCAAAATTAAATTTAGTTAGTTTTGTGTTTGTATTTTTAATATCAATACCACTTGGTATAACAACTGCTGTTAAAAGATATTCTAAATATGATAATACTATTCAACTAATAACAGTTATTGGTGTTAGTATACCGTCTTTTATTATTGCATTAATTGCCATATATATATTTAGCGTAAAGCTACATATATTTCCTATCAATGGAATGAAGACTATAGGAAAACAATATACAGGTATTAAAGCTGGACTTGATTCTTTACACCATATGGCTCTTCCACTAATAGTTATGTTTTTTACATCGCTAGCCAGTACTACTAGATATGTTAGGGCAGCCATGATAGAAGTATTGAAAAAGGATTTTATAAGAACAGCAAGAGCAAAAGGATTAAGTGAGAAAATAATTATTTATTTACATGCTTTTAAAAATGCGCTAATTCCTATAGTGACAGTTTTTACTTGGTGGTTTGTAGGAATGTTTGGCGGTTCAATAGTAATAGAAAATATATTTTTATGGAATGGCATAGGCAAAATTTTGATAGATTCTTTAAAGCAACAGGATTATTCTTTGGTACTTGTGATTAATATGTTTTATATTCTTCTTTCACTACTAGGAAATATAGTGATGGATATAGGTTACATGATAGTTGATCCACGTGTTAAATTATTGTGA
- a CDS encoding ABC transporter substrate-binding protein, whose amino-acid sequence MKKVLVFILTLVLVIILGGCINNNKDNASSINNSDFSINYEMEKDKPEVSGSITLGSNTQLTGNFWSSNWGNNAQDAIVKDLIHGYGIVTYKKETGEYGIDETVVKEIVSTENEDKTKTYKITINNNLMWNDNTKISAKDYVFTILFSSSIRVKKLGLDNTYGVNFIGYDDYSQGNTDIFRGVKLIDDYTFSLTIKAEKLPYYYDVTLVAVKPTPMHIFLPNVDIVDYGNGAKITGQFTTDVINKTVLNTETGYRYMPKVTCGPYQLDSFDIATRTAILKNNPFFIGDYNGQKPQIGQIILKPTTCSNQIDELITGTVDILPNIGGIENIEPALNAVDEGLISYSTSPRNGYGNLTFVCDLGPTQFVKVRQAIAHCLDSQEFTRQYSGGYASTIYSAYGLAQWMYQDNAEVIEKEFNKYTLNLEKAEELLIEDGWILNNNGNSFVKGKDKLRFKMFDGELMPLTIKHLTVSDSMVSKLIVSMLVPNMEAVGMKYERTIVDFSVLLDNLYGKVSNRQYNMMNLGTEFNPMFDPYNRYNPNKEFLGLYNNNYLNDYELFRLAKNLRETSSNNREEFSKKWLEFERRWNELLPDIPLYSDQCHAFYSTKIKNYDADSMWTFQYAILYAYLDE is encoded by the coding sequence TTGAAAAAAGTTTTAGTATTTATTCTTACATTAGTTTTAGTAATTATTTTAGGCGGTTGCATAAATAATAATAAAGATAATGCATCAAGTATCAATAACTCAGATTTTTCAATAAATTACGAAATGGAGAAGGATAAACCAGAGGTAAGTGGAAGCATCACATTAGGTAGTAATACACAATTAACAGGTAATTTTTGGTCATCTAATTGGGGTAATAACGCTCAAGATGCAATAGTTAAGGATTTAATACACGGATATGGAATTGTTACATACAAGAAAGAAACAGGTGAATACGGAATTGATGAAACAGTAGTTAAAGAAATAGTATCTACTGAAAATGAAGATAAGACAAAAACATACAAAATTACTATAAACAATAATCTAATGTGGAATGATAATACAAAAATTAGTGCTAAAGATTATGTATTTACTATATTATTTAGTTCAAGCATACGAGTGAAAAAATTAGGTCTAGACAATACATATGGAGTTAATTTCATTGGATATGATGATTATTCACAAGGCAATACGGACATTTTTAGAGGAGTAAAATTAATTGATGATTATACATTTTCATTAACAATAAAGGCTGAAAAGTTACCATATTATTATGATGTAACTTTAGTTGCTGTTAAGCCAACTCCAATGCATATTTTCTTACCAAATGTAGACATTGTTGATTATGGGAATGGAGCTAAAATAACTGGTCAATTTACAACAGATGTAATTAATAAAACAGTCTTGAATACCGAAACAGGTTATAGATATATGCCCAAAGTAACATGTGGACCATATCAACTAGATAGTTTCGATATTGCTACTAGAACAGCAATACTAAAAAATAATCCATTTTTTATTGGTGATTACAATGGTCAAAAGCCACAAATCGGACAAATAATACTTAAGCCAACTACATGTTCTAACCAAATTGATGAGTTGATTACAGGTACAGTTGATATTCTTCCTAATATTGGTGGAATAGAAAATATTGAACCTGCTTTGAATGCTGTAGATGAAGGGTTAATATCATATTCTACTTCTCCTAGAAATGGATATGGGAATTTAACATTTGTGTGCGATTTAGGACCAACTCAATTTGTAAAGGTCAGACAAGCTATTGCACATTGCTTAGATTCACAAGAGTTTACAAGGCAATATTCTGGTGGCTATGCATCAACAATTTATTCTGCATATGGATTAGCTCAATGGATGTACCAAGATAATGCAGAAGTTATAGAAAAAGAGTTCAATAAATATACGCTGAATTTGGAAAAGGCAGAAGAATTACTGATAGAGGATGGTTGGATTCTAAATAATAATGGAAATAGTTTTGTTAAAGGAAAAGATAAATTGCGTTTTAAAATGTTTGATGGAGAACTTATGCCTTTAACCATAAAACACTTGACTGTATCTGATAGTATGGTATCAAAATTAATAGTTTCTATGCTGGTTCCAAATATGGAGGCTGTAGGTATGAAATATGAGCGAACTATTGTGGATTTTTCTGTTTTATTAGACAATTTATATGGCAAGGTTTCTAATAGACAATACAATATGATGAATTTAGGAACTGAATTCAATCCAATGTTTGATCCGTACAATAGATATAATCCTAACAAAGAATTTTTAGGATTATATAATAATAACTATTTAAATGACTATGAATTGTTTAGATTAGCTAAAAATTTAAGAGAAACATCTTCTAATAATAGGGAAGAGTTTTCTAAAAAGTGGTTAGAATTTGAAAGAAGATGGAACGAGTTATTGCCAGATATTCCATTATACTCAGATCAATGTCATGCGTTTTATAGTACTAAAATTAAAAATTATGATGCTGATTCAATGTGGACTTTTCAATATGCTATACTTTATGCATATTTAGATGAGTAG
- a CDS encoding alpha/beta-type small acid-soluble spore protein codes for MNTGSNNIVVPEAKQALNQMKTEIANELGLANYESMDKGNLTARQNGYVGGYMTKKLVEMAQNQMSGKGTY; via the coding sequence ATGAATACAGGATCAAACAATATCGTAGTTCCAGAAGCTAAGCAAGCTCTTAACCAAATGAAAACAGAAATAGCTAACGAATTAGGTTTAGCTAATTATGAATCAATGGATAAAGGTAACTTAACAGCTAGACAAAATGGTTATGTTGGTGGATACATGACTAAAAAGTTAGTTGAAATGGCTCAAAATCAAATGAGCGGTAAAGGAACATATTAA
- a CDS encoding electron transfer flavoprotein subunit alpha/FixB family protein, producing the protein MNLTDYKGIFIFVEQRDKEIQKVSLELIGKAKELASAINTTVTAVLLGYKMDEQAKELNYHGADNVIFVENEVLDTYMTEPYAYSMFEVIKKYKPEIVLFGATAIGRDLAPRVSARVHTGLTADCTGLDVNVEENNNLMMTRPAFGGNIMATIACPEHRPQMATVRPGVMKQAEYNKDNKVNVEKIEINIPKEHINVQVLEVIKLIQEKMNVEDAKVLVSGGRGMGKPENFKMLEELANLLGGTISASRAAVDAGWVDKDRQVGQTGKTVRPNLYIACGISGAIQHLAGMEESDFIIAINKDEYAPIFEVADVSIVGDVHKVIPQFIEELKKVK; encoded by the coding sequence ATGAATTTAACAGATTACAAAGGTATTTTTATTTTTGTTGAACAAAGAGATAAAGAAATACAAAAAGTATCACTAGAGCTAATTGGCAAAGCAAAAGAATTAGCAAGTGCTATAAATACAACTGTTACAGCTGTTTTATTAGGATATAAAATGGATGAACAGGCAAAAGAGCTAAATTATCATGGAGCAGATAACGTTATATTTGTAGAAAATGAAGTTTTAGACACTTACATGACTGAACCATATGCATATTCAATGTTTGAAGTTATAAAAAAATACAAACCAGAAATTGTTTTGTTTGGTGCAACAGCTATTGGTAGAGATTTAGCTCCAAGAGTTTCAGCAAGAGTACACACTGGTTTGACAGCAGATTGTACAGGACTTGACGTAAATGTTGAAGAAAATAATAATCTAATGATGACAAGACCAGCATTTGGTGGAAATATCATGGCGACAATAGCTTGTCCAGAACATAGACCACAAATGGCAACAGTTAGACCAGGTGTTATGAAACAAGCAGAATATAATAAGGATAACAAGGTTAATGTTGAAAAAATTGAAATAAACATTCCAAAAGAACACATAAATGTTCAAGTTCTTGAAGTAATAAAATTAATTCAAGAAAAAATGAATGTTGAAGATGCAAAAGTTCTAGTATCTGGTGGAAGAGGAATGGGAAAACCAGAGAACTTTAAAATGTTAGAGGAATTAGCAAATTTATTAGGTGGAACTATCTCTGCTTCAAGAGCAGCAGTTGATGCTGGTTGGGTTGATAAAGATAGACAAGTTGGACAAACAGGAAAAACTGTTAGACCAAATCTTTATATAGCATGTGGTATTTCTGGAGCAATTCAGCACTTAGCAGGTATGGAAGAATCTGATTTCATAATTGCAATCAATAAAGATGAATATGCACCAATATTTGAAGTAGCAGATGTTTCAATAGTTGGAGATGTTCATAAAGTAATACCTCAATTTATTGAAGAATTAAAAAAAGTAAAATAA
- a CDS encoding electron transfer flavoprotein subunit beta/FixA family protein has translation MNIVVCVKQVPDTTEVKLDPKTNTLIRDGVPSIINPDDKAGLEAALKIKDEIGAHVTAISMGPPQADVALREALAMGADEAVLVSDRAFGGADTWATSTTIAAAIKNLDYDLIITGRQAIDGDTAQVGPQIAEHLGLANISYAEDIKVEGEYVTVKRQYEDRHHILKAKMPVLITALAEMNQPRYMTPRGIFDAYREKQVKLFTLNDITVDTTNIGLKGSPTRVKKSFTKQAKQAGKVYNNVDAKEAAGILVNALQEKHLV, from the coding sequence ATGAATATAGTAGTTTGTGTAAAACAAGTACCAGATACAACAGAAGTTAAGCTTGACCCAAAAACTAATACACTTATTAGAGATGGCGTGCCAAGTATAATAAATCCAGATGACAAAGCAGGCTTAGAGGCTGCTTTAAAAATAAAAGATGAAATAGGAGCTCACGTTACAGCAATATCGATGGGACCTCCACAAGCAGATGTTGCATTAAGAGAAGCATTGGCAATGGGTGCTGATGAAGCTGTATTGGTTTCAGACAGAGCATTTGGTGGTGCAGATACTTGGGCTACTTCTACAACAATTGCTGCAGCAATTAAAAACTTAGATTATGATTTAATTATTACAGGAAGACAAGCTATTGATGGTGATACAGCTCAGGTTGGACCACAAATAGCAGAACATTTAGGATTAGCAAATATTAGTTATGCAGAAGATATTAAGGTAGAAGGCGAATATGTTACAGTAAAAAGACAATATGAAGATAGACACCATATTTTAAAGGCTAAAATGCCTGTATTAATAACTGCATTAGCTGAAATGAATCAACCAAGATATATGACACCAAGAGGAATATTTGATGCATATAGAGAAAAACAAGTAAAATTGTTTACATTAAATGATATAACAGTTGATACTACAAATATTGGCTTAAAAGGCTCTCCTACTAGAGTTAAAAAATCATTTACAAAACAAGCAAAACAAGCAGGAAAAGTCTACAACAATGTTGATGCTAAAGAAGCAGCTGGCATTTTGGTCAATGCTTTACAGGAAAAACATTTAGTATAA
- a CDS encoding acyl-CoA dehydrogenase, which yields MDFQLSKEQTMAKELFRSFSVNEVKPLAQEVDEQERFPVETVDKMKKYGFLGIPFAKEYGGQGADYLTYILAVEELSKVCGTTGVIVSAHTSLCAAPINEFGTEEQKQKYLVPLSNGKYVGAFGLTEAGAGTDAAGQQTKAVLEGDHYVLNGSKIFITNASYADVYIIMAMTDKSKGTRGISAFIVERTFPGFSVGKEEHKMGIRGSATCELIMENCIVPKENLIGKEGQGFKIAMKTLDGGRIGIAAQALGIAQGAIDETVKYVKERKQFGRSISKFQNTQFQLADMQSRVDAARLLVYKAAVTKDSKKPYSVDAATAKLFAAETAMFVTTKAVQLFGGYGYTREYPVERMMRDAKITEIYEGTSEVQRMVISSSMLK from the coding sequence ATGGATTTTCAATTAAGCAAAGAACAGACAATGGCAAAAGAATTATTTAGATCATTTTCTGTAAATGAAGTTAAACCATTAGCACAAGAGGTCGATGAACAAGAAAGATTTCCTGTTGAAACAGTGGATAAAATGAAAAAATATGGCTTTTTAGGAATACCATTTGCAAAAGAATATGGTGGCCAAGGTGCAGATTACTTAACTTATATTTTAGCAGTTGAAGAATTGTCTAAAGTTTGTGGTACTACAGGAGTTATCGTTTCAGCACATACATCACTTTGTGCTGCACCAATCAATGAATTTGGTACTGAAGAACAAAAACAAAAATATTTAGTACCATTATCTAATGGTAAATATGTAGGAGCTTTTGGACTTACAGAAGCAGGCGCAGGTACTGATGCTGCTGGTCAACAAACAAAAGCAGTACTTGAAGGAGACCATTATGTATTAAATGGAAGTAAAATATTCATTACTAATGCTTCTTATGCAGATGTATACATAATAATGGCAATGACAGATAAATCAAAAGGTACAAGAGGAATATCAGCGTTTATAGTTGAAAGAACTTTCCCAGGATTCTCTGTAGGAAAAGAAGAGCACAAAATGGGAATTAGAGGTTCAGCAACTTGTGAATTAATAATGGAAAATTGTATAGTTCCAAAAGAAAATTTAATTGGAAAAGAAGGCCAAGGTTTCAAAATTGCAATGAAAACATTAGATGGCGGTAGAATTGGTATAGCTGCTCAAGCACTTGGTATTGCTCAAGGCGCAATTGATGAAACTGTTAAATATGTAAAAGAAAGAAAACAATTTGGCAGATCAATATCAAAATTCCAAAATACACAATTCCAATTAGCAGATATGCAATCAAGAGTAGATGCTGCAAGATTATTAGTTTATAAAGCTGCTGTAACAAAGGATTCTAAGAAACCTTATTCAGTAGATGCTGCTACAGCTAAATTATTTGCTGCTGAAACTGCAATGTTTGTAACAACTAAGGCAGTTCAATTATTTGGTGGATATGGTTATACAAGAGAGTATCCAGTTGAAAGAATGATGCGTGATGCAAAAATAACTGAAATTTACGAAGGTACTTCAGAAGTACAAAGAATGGTTATTAGTTCTAGTATGTTAAAATAA